Genomic segment of bacterium:
CAGCCTGCTCCAGCACCGCGCAGAACTGCTCCACGCTCTCGGCCGGGGTCTTGGTGCCGCCGGGACGGCAGTTGACCGTGGCCAGCCGCACCGGACGGTGGGGCGGGTCGGCGGCGCGGGTCAGACGGATGTCATCCCACCAGGCGCGGGCCTGAGGGTCCTGGCTCAGGAACAGCTCCACCCGCACGGCGACCGCGTTCTCCGGAGCGCGGCAGGTGATCCCCACTTTCCGCCAGGGGCCGCTCTTGTCCAGCTCGGGCACATACACGCGCTGGCCGGCCTGCGCGCCCTTGGCATCCAGCCAGTCCAGGCGGGCGAAAACGGTGTTGTGGCTGTAATCCACCCCCTGCGCGGCGAAAGAGGCCTCGAAACTGTAGAACTTGCCAGCCTCGATCCCTTTCACCGTGTTGCGCCAGCAGCCGCGCACCACGCTGTTGGAGGCCCCATAGAGGGCCAGGCTGCCCGGCCCGCCCAGGCTGGGGGCCTCGGCCACGCTGAACTCCGGGCTGATCCCTTCCCGCTGGGCGTACTGCTCCCAGCCCGCGGCTGCCGCCGCCTCGACCGAGGCAAAAGAGGAACCCGCAAGCAAAGCCTCGCCCGGCTGGGCCGCCCGCAGCCCCGCACCGGCAGTGATGAACATTCCGGCCGCCAAGGCCAGCGCAGTCAGAAACAGTTTCCGCATCCGACACTCCTCTGTCAGGGGTGGGATTGTCCTCTTACCAGAAAAGAATCCAGCCTTCAAAAAATGAAACCATTCCGGCGGGTCCGCAGTCAGATACTATGAAAGCCGATGAGACAAACAACTGGAAAACCAACCCTTACCGGAGGAATAAATGACCACCAGCGATACTCTCAAGCTTATCGGAAACGCGGTGCTCGGCATGGTCATCTACTTCACGCTGCTGATGAGCCCGATGCTGTAAGAGCCGGACAACAGGATTCACCGCGCATAAGGCCGCCGCCTTCCCGGGGCGGCTTTTCTTTTGTCCGCACGTCAGAGCTTCTTGAGCTGGATGTTCCTGAAATCCACCCGGGTGTCATGGCTCTGCAGGCCGATATGCCCGCTGCGCGGCCTCTGGGCCAGGGGGGTGAGGCCCTCGTGGCCCTCGGTCTCCTGGTCCATGTTCGCGCGCACCACCTCCTGCCCGTTGAGTACGATCACCACCAGCGGCCCCTGGCAGGTGATAGTGTAACGGTTCCACTGGCCCAGGGGTTTCGCCGCACCCTGGCGCGCCGGCACCTGGAGGTAGATGCTGCCCGTGTGCTGGGCCGGCTTTATATCCTTGTGTATCTCGGCATCGTCGTCCAGGATCTGGATCTCCATCCCGGCCTGGCTGACATGCGAGTCCGAGGGATAGCGCAGCCCCACGCCGCTGTTGCCGCCCGCGAAGATGCGCCAGTCGAGACTTAGGACAAAATCGCCGTACAGGCTGTCGCTGGTCAGGAACCCGCCGCCCGGTGCGACACAGCTCAGGACACCGTCCTGCACGCTCCAGCTCTCGATCCGGCCGCCCTCGGCGTGCCAGCCGCTCAGGCTGCGCCCGTCGAACAGGTCGCGGAACCCCGGCTGTAGCCTGTCGCACCCGGCAGCCGCAAACAGGATCGCTGCCAGAATCATAGATGTTCTTCGCATCCGTTCCGCTCCGTTTCCAGAAAAAGGGATGATCCTATTTAATGTCGATCCGGCTCAGGCGGCACCAGCCGTCCATGTCGCGGCCGGCGACAGCCAGGCGCACCGCCGCCCCGGAGCGGTTTGTGAATATGTCCCACAACAGCGGGAAAAAGAATAACACACTTGGGGGCTGAAGGCGAGAGGTTTTCTTCCCATTTTCATCCCGCGCGGGCAAACGGAGGCCTCATTGTTTGACTTGACATTCAAGCGATAGACACATATAATTATTTGATTAAAACGACGACAAACCACAAATAACAGGATATCGAGATGTTTACCAGGCCTCAGCGGAATACATATAAATTGTTACATGTTGCATATTGCTTTTTGTCGCAAATATAAAGAACATTCAAGAATGTGTTTAATGTTGTAAAAACATCAGGCAATCCAGACAAGCAATAATATATCCAATTACACATGTTTCCCGCCGTTTGCGGGATAAATATCTGGACGCCAACCGGAGGTGTCTATGGAATAAATACAACGATTGTTTCAGTTTATGGCTTTTTCTCACCATTGCCAAAGGGGGCGCTATGCTGAAGTTCT
This window contains:
- a CDS encoding carbon-nitrogen hydrolase family protein, whose translation is MRKLFLTALALAAGMFITAGAGLRAAQPGEALLAGSSFASVEAAAAAGWEQYAQREGISPEFSVAEAPSLGGPGSLALYGASNSVVRGCWRNTVKGIEAGKFYSFEASFAAQGVDYSHNTVFARLDWLDAKGAQAGQRVYVPELDKSGPWRKVGITCRAPENAVAVRVELFLSQDPQARAWWDDIRLTRAADPPHRPVRLATVNCRPGGTKTPAESVEQFCAVLEQAGQQKADIVCLGEGVNMIGTYKEYAEIAEPIPGPTTGRLGELARKYKMYVVAALGEREGQAIYNTAVLIDRQGKVAGKYRKVYIPEGEFDQGVAQGDSYPVFDTDFGRIGIMICWDSWFVDPARALSLQGAEVIFLPIWGGNQTMICSRAMENHVFLVNCGYDCPSRIYGPWGELMAEAKERPGVATVDIDLNYPPACPFPWPLPDTRLILLQSLRNDIHPPALER
- a CDS encoding DUF1080 domain-containing protein, giving the protein MRRTSMILAAILFAAAGCDRLQPGFRDLFDGRSLSGWHAEGGRIESWSVQDGVLSCVAPGGGFLTSDSLYGDFVLSLDWRIFAGGNSGVGLRYPSDSHVSQAGMEIQILDDDAEIHKDIKPAQHTGSIYLQVPARQGAAKPLGQWNRYTITCQGPLVVIVLNGQEVVRANMDQETEGHEGLTPLAQRPRSGHIGLQSHDTRVDFRNIQLKKL